Proteins encoded together in one Astatotilapia calliptera chromosome 7, fAstCal1.2, whole genome shotgun sequence window:
- the LOC113025109 gene encoding troponin T, fast skeletal muscle isoforms-like isoform X3: MSDTEEVGVEAVEEEVVVEVEVAPEVAPEVAPEPEPEPQPEPEPEPVVEPEPEPEPEPEPEDPTEEEEEKPKFKPTAPKIPDGEKVDFDDIQKKRQNKDLIELQALIDAHFEHRKKEEEELIALKERIEKRRAERAEQQRVRAEKEKERQARREEERRIREEADAKKKADDDAKKKSALSSMGSQYSSHLQRADQKRGGKKETEREKKKKILAARRKQLNIDHLNEDKLKEKIKELHDWMTQLESEKFDHTERLKRQKYEVTTLRKRIEELSKFSKKGAARRRK; the protein is encoded by the exons ATGTCCGACACAGAGGAAGT TGGGGTCGAGG CTGTAGAAGAGGAGGTAGTAGTGGAGGTAGAGGTGGCCCCTGAGGTGGCCCCTGAGGTGGCCCCTGAGCCAGAGCCAGAACCACAGCCAGAGCCAGAACCAGAACCAGTGGTAGAACCAGAACCAGAACCAGAACCTGAGCCTGAGCCTGAAG ACCCCACTGAAGAGGAAG AGGAGAAGCCAAAGTTCAA GCCCACCGCCCCAAAAATCCCAGACGGTGAGAAAGTGGACTTTGAT GACATCCAGAAGAAACGTCAGAACAAGGATCTGATTGAGCTGCAGGCCCTGATCGATGCTCACTTTGAGCAcaggaagaaggaggaggaggagctgatcGCCCTCAAGGAGAGGATT GAGAAGCGTCGTGCCGAGAGGGCCGAGCAGCAGAGGGTCCGCGCTGAGAAGGAAAAGGAGCGCCAGGCCAGACGTGAG GAGGAGAGGCGGATCAGAGAGGAGGCTGATGCCAAGAAGAAGGCAGATGATGATGCCAAGAAGAAGTCAGCTCTGTCCAGCATGGGCTCCCAGTACAGCAGTCACCTGCAGAGA GCTGACcagaagagaggaggaaagaaagagactgagagggagaagaagaagaagatcctGGCCGCCAGGCGCAAGCAGCTGAACATCGACCATCTGAACGAGGATAAGCTGAA GGAAAAGATCAAAGAGCTGCATGACTGGATGACCCAGCTGGAGTCTGAGAAGTTCGACCACACGGAGAGACTGAAGAGGCAGAAGTACGAG GTTACTACCCTGCGTAAGAGAATCGAGGAGCTCAGTAAATT CAGCAAGAAGGGAGCCGCCCGCCGCAGAAAGTAG
- the LOC113025109 gene encoding troponin T, fast skeletal muscle isoforms-like isoform X5: MSDTEEVGVEEYDAVEEEVVVEVEVAPEVAPEVAPEPEPEPQPEPEPEPVVEPEPEPEPEPEPEEEKPKFKPTAPKIPDGEKVDFDDIQKKRQNKDLIELQALIDAHFEHRKKEEEELIALKERIEKRRAERAEQQRVRAEKEKERQARREEERRIREEADAKKKADDDAKKKSALSSMGSQYSSHLQRADQKRGGKKETEREKKKKILAARRKQLNIDHLNEDKLKEKIKELHDWMTQLESEKFDHTERLKRQKYEVLTYRIRIDELQKHSKKGAARRRK, encoded by the exons ATGTCCGACACAGAGGAAGT TGGGGTCGAGG AATACGATG CTGTAGAAGAGGAGGTAGTAGTGGAGGTAGAGGTGGCCCCTGAGGTGGCCCCTGAGGTGGCCCCTGAGCCAGAGCCAGAACCACAGCCAGAGCCAGAACCAGAACCAGTGGTAGAACCAGAACCAGAACCAGAACCTGAGCCTGAGCCTGAAG AGGAGAAGCCAAAGTTCAA GCCCACCGCCCCAAAAATCCCAGACGGTGAGAAAGTGGACTTTGAT GACATCCAGAAGAAACGTCAGAACAAGGATCTGATTGAGCTGCAGGCCCTGATCGATGCTCACTTTGAGCAcaggaagaaggaggaggaggagctgatcGCCCTCAAGGAGAGGATT GAGAAGCGTCGTGCCGAGAGGGCCGAGCAGCAGAGGGTCCGCGCTGAGAAGGAAAAGGAGCGCCAGGCCAGACGTGAG GAGGAGAGGCGGATCAGAGAGGAGGCTGATGCCAAGAAGAAGGCAGATGATGATGCCAAGAAGAAGTCAGCTCTGTCCAGCATGGGCTCCCAGTACAGCAGTCACCTGCAGAGA GCTGACcagaagagaggaggaaagaaagagactgagagggagaagaagaagaagatcctGGCCGCCAGGCGCAAGCAGCTGAACATCGACCATCTGAACGAGGATAAGCTGAA GGAAAAGATCAAAGAGCTGCATGACTGGATGACCCAGCTGGAGTCTGAGAAGTTCGACCACACGGAGAGACTGAAGAGGCAGAAGTACGAG GTTCTCACGTACAGGATTCGCATTGATGAGTTGCAGAAGCA CAGCAAGAAGGGAGCCGCCCGCCGCAGAAAGTAG
- the LOC113025109 gene encoding troponin T, fast skeletal muscle isoforms-like isoform X4, which yields MSDTEEVGVEEYDAVEEEVVVEVEVAPEVAPEVAPEPEPEPQPEPEPEPVVEPEPEPEPEPEPEEEKPKFKPTAPKIPDGEKVDFDDIQKKRQNKDLIELQALIDAHFEHRKKEEEELIALKERIEKRRAERAEQQRVRAEKEKERQARREEERRIREEADAKKKADDDAKKKSALSSMGSQYSSHLQRADQKRGGKKETEREKKKKILAARRKQLNIDHLNEDKLKEKIKELHDWMTQLESEKFDHTERLKRQKYEVTTLRKRIEELSKFSKKGAARRRK from the exons ATGTCCGACACAGAGGAAGT TGGGGTCGAGG AATACGATG CTGTAGAAGAGGAGGTAGTAGTGGAGGTAGAGGTGGCCCCTGAGGTGGCCCCTGAGGTGGCCCCTGAGCCAGAGCCAGAACCACAGCCAGAGCCAGAACCAGAACCAGTGGTAGAACCAGAACCAGAACCAGAACCTGAGCCTGAGCCTGAAG AGGAGAAGCCAAAGTTCAA GCCCACCGCCCCAAAAATCCCAGACGGTGAGAAAGTGGACTTTGAT GACATCCAGAAGAAACGTCAGAACAAGGATCTGATTGAGCTGCAGGCCCTGATCGATGCTCACTTTGAGCAcaggaagaaggaggaggaggagctgatcGCCCTCAAGGAGAGGATT GAGAAGCGTCGTGCCGAGAGGGCCGAGCAGCAGAGGGTCCGCGCTGAGAAGGAAAAGGAGCGCCAGGCCAGACGTGAG GAGGAGAGGCGGATCAGAGAGGAGGCTGATGCCAAGAAGAAGGCAGATGATGATGCCAAGAAGAAGTCAGCTCTGTCCAGCATGGGCTCCCAGTACAGCAGTCACCTGCAGAGA GCTGACcagaagagaggaggaaagaaagagactgagagggagaagaagaagaagatcctGGCCGCCAGGCGCAAGCAGCTGAACATCGACCATCTGAACGAGGATAAGCTGAA GGAAAAGATCAAAGAGCTGCATGACTGGATGACCCAGCTGGAGTCTGAGAAGTTCGACCACACGGAGAGACTGAAGAGGCAGAAGTACGAG GTTACTACCCTGCGTAAGAGAATCGAGGAGCTCAGTAAATT CAGCAAGAAGGGAGCCGCCCGCCGCAGAAAGTAG
- the LOC113025109 gene encoding troponin T, fast skeletal muscle isoforms-like isoform X2, which translates to MSDTEEVGVEEYDAVEEEVVVEVEVAPEVAPEVAPEPEPEPQPEPEPEPVVEPEPEPEPEPEPEDPTEEEEEKPKFKPTAPKIPDGEKVDFDDIQKKRQNKDLIELQALIDAHFEHRKKEEEELIALKERIEKRRAERAEQQRVRAEKEKERQARREEERRIREEADAKKKADDDAKKKSALSSMGSQYSSHLQRADQKRGGKKETEREKKKKILAARRKQLNIDHLNEDKLKEKIKELHDWMTQLESEKFDHTERLKRQKYEVLTYRIRIDELQKHSKKGAARRRK; encoded by the exons ATGTCCGACACAGAGGAAGT TGGGGTCGAGG AATACGATG CTGTAGAAGAGGAGGTAGTAGTGGAGGTAGAGGTGGCCCCTGAGGTGGCCCCTGAGGTGGCCCCTGAGCCAGAGCCAGAACCACAGCCAGAGCCAGAACCAGAACCAGTGGTAGAACCAGAACCAGAACCAGAACCTGAGCCTGAGCCTGAAG ACCCCACTGAAGAGGAAG AGGAGAAGCCAAAGTTCAA GCCCACCGCCCCAAAAATCCCAGACGGTGAGAAAGTGGACTTTGAT GACATCCAGAAGAAACGTCAGAACAAGGATCTGATTGAGCTGCAGGCCCTGATCGATGCTCACTTTGAGCAcaggaagaaggaggaggaggagctgatcGCCCTCAAGGAGAGGATT GAGAAGCGTCGTGCCGAGAGGGCCGAGCAGCAGAGGGTCCGCGCTGAGAAGGAAAAGGAGCGCCAGGCCAGACGTGAG GAGGAGAGGCGGATCAGAGAGGAGGCTGATGCCAAGAAGAAGGCAGATGATGATGCCAAGAAGAAGTCAGCTCTGTCCAGCATGGGCTCCCAGTACAGCAGTCACCTGCAGAGA GCTGACcagaagagaggaggaaagaaagagactgagagggagaagaagaagaagatcctGGCCGCCAGGCGCAAGCAGCTGAACATCGACCATCTGAACGAGGATAAGCTGAA GGAAAAGATCAAAGAGCTGCATGACTGGATGACCCAGCTGGAGTCTGAGAAGTTCGACCACACGGAGAGACTGAAGAGGCAGAAGTACGAG GTTCTCACGTACAGGATTCGCATTGATGAGTTGCAGAAGCA CAGCAAGAAGGGAGCCGCCCGCCGCAGAAAGTAG
- the LOC113025109 gene encoding troponin T, fast skeletal muscle isoforms-like isoform X6 encodes MSDTEEVGVEEYDAVEEEVVVEVEVAPEVAPEPEPEPEPVVEPEPEPEPEPEPEDPTEEEEEKPKFKPTAPKIPDGEKVDFDDIQKKRQNKDLIELQALIDAHFEHRKKEEEELIALKERIEKRRAERAEQQRVRAEKEKERQARREEERRIREEADAKKKADDDAKKKSALSSMGSQYSSHLQRADQKRGGKKETEREKKKKILAARRKQLNIDHLNEDKLKEKIKELHDWMTQLESEKFDHTERLKRQKYEVTTLRKRIEELSKFSKKGAARRRK; translated from the exons ATGTCCGACACAGAGGAAGT TGGGGTCGAGG AATACGATG CTGTAGAAGAGGAGGTAGTAGTGGAGGTAGAGGTGGCCCCTGAGGTGGCCCCTGAG CCAGAGCCAGAACCAGAACCAGTGGTAGAACCAGAACCAGAACCAGAACCTGAGCCTGAGCCTGAAG ACCCCACTGAAGAGGAAG AGGAGAAGCCAAAGTTCAA GCCCACCGCCCCAAAAATCCCAGACGGTGAGAAAGTGGACTTTGAT GACATCCAGAAGAAACGTCAGAACAAGGATCTGATTGAGCTGCAGGCCCTGATCGATGCTCACTTTGAGCAcaggaagaaggaggaggaggagctgatcGCCCTCAAGGAGAGGATT GAGAAGCGTCGTGCCGAGAGGGCCGAGCAGCAGAGGGTCCGCGCTGAGAAGGAAAAGGAGCGCCAGGCCAGACGTGAG GAGGAGAGGCGGATCAGAGAGGAGGCTGATGCCAAGAAGAAGGCAGATGATGATGCCAAGAAGAAGTCAGCTCTGTCCAGCATGGGCTCCCAGTACAGCAGTCACCTGCAGAGA GCTGACcagaagagaggaggaaagaaagagactgagagggagaagaagaagaagatcctGGCCGCCAGGCGCAAGCAGCTGAACATCGACCATCTGAACGAGGATAAGCTGAA GGAAAAGATCAAAGAGCTGCATGACTGGATGACCCAGCTGGAGTCTGAGAAGTTCGACCACACGGAGAGACTGAAGAGGCAGAAGTACGAG GTTACTACCCTGCGTAAGAGAATCGAGGAGCTCAGTAAATT CAGCAAGAAGGGAGCCGCCCGCCGCAGAAAGTAG
- the LOC113025109 gene encoding troponin T, fast skeletal muscle isoforms-like isoform X7 has protein sequence MSDTEEVGVEEYDDPTEEEEEKPKFKPTAPKIPDGEKVDFDDIQKKRQNKDLIELQALIDAHFEHRKKEEEELIALKERIEKRRAERAEQQRVRAEKEKERQARREEERRIREEADAKKKADDDAKKKSALSSMGSQYSSHLQRADQKRGGKKETEREKKKKILAARRKQLNIDHLNEDKLKEKIKELHDWMTQLESEKFDHTERLKRQKYEVTTLRKRIEELSKFSKKGAARRRK, from the exons ATGTCCGACACAGAGGAAGT TGGGGTCGAGG AATACGATG ACCCCACTGAAGAGGAAG AGGAGAAGCCAAAGTTCAA GCCCACCGCCCCAAAAATCCCAGACGGTGAGAAAGTGGACTTTGAT GACATCCAGAAGAAACGTCAGAACAAGGATCTGATTGAGCTGCAGGCCCTGATCGATGCTCACTTTGAGCAcaggaagaaggaggaggaggagctgatcGCCCTCAAGGAGAGGATT GAGAAGCGTCGTGCCGAGAGGGCCGAGCAGCAGAGGGTCCGCGCTGAGAAGGAAAAGGAGCGCCAGGCCAGACGTGAG GAGGAGAGGCGGATCAGAGAGGAGGCTGATGCCAAGAAGAAGGCAGATGATGATGCCAAGAAGAAGTCAGCTCTGTCCAGCATGGGCTCCCAGTACAGCAGTCACCTGCAGAGA GCTGACcagaagagaggaggaaagaaagagactgagagggagaagaagaagaagatcctGGCCGCCAGGCGCAAGCAGCTGAACATCGACCATCTGAACGAGGATAAGCTGAA GGAAAAGATCAAAGAGCTGCATGACTGGATGACCCAGCTGGAGTCTGAGAAGTTCGACCACACGGAGAGACTGAAGAGGCAGAAGTACGAG GTTACTACCCTGCGTAAGAGAATCGAGGAGCTCAGTAAATT CAGCAAGAAGGGAGCCGCCCGCCGCAGAAAGTAG
- the myod1 gene encoding myoblast determination protein 1 homolog, producing the protein MELSDISFPIPTADDFYDDPCFNTSDMHFFEDLDPRLVHVGLLKPDDSSSSSSSSPSSSSSSPSSLLHLHHHAEVEDDEHVRAPSGHHQAGRCLLWACKACKRKTTNADRRKAATLRERRRLSKVNDAFETLKRCTTANPNQRLPKVEILRNAISYIESLQALLRGGQEDGFYPVLEHYSGDSDASSPRSNCSDGMTDFNGPTCQTTRRGSYDSSSYFSETPNGGLKSERSSVVSSLDCLSSIVERISTDNSSLLPPADGPGSPPTTTVPVGEAGTAPATTQVSSPTASQDPSLIYQVL; encoded by the exons ATGGAGTTGTCGGATATCTCTTTCCCCATCCCCACCGCTGATGATTTCTATGACGACCCCTGCTTTAACACCAGTGACATGCACTTCTTCGAGGACCTGGACCCGCGGCTGGTCCATGTGGGGCTGTTGAAGCCTGAcgactcctcctcttcatcctcatcctccccttcctcctcttcctcctccccgtCCTCCCTCCTgcacctccaccaccatgccGAGGTGGAGGACGACGAGCACGTCCGCGCCCCCAGCGGGCACCACCAGGCGGGCCGCTGCCTGCTCTGGGCCTGCAAGGCCTGCAAGAGGAAGACGACCAACGCGGACCGGCGGAAGGCGGCCACACTGCGGGAGCGCCGGCGGCTCAGCAAGGTCAACGACGCCTTCGAGACCCTAAAGCGCTGCACGACGGCCAACCCCAACCAGAGGCTGCCAAAGGTGGAGATCCTGCGCAACGCCATCAGCTACATCGAGTCCCTGCAGGCGCTGCTGCGCGGTGGCCAGGAAGACGGCTTCTACCCGGTGCTGGAGCACTACAGCGGGGACTCGGACGCATCCAGCCCCCGCTCCAACTGCTCCGACGGCATG acGGATTTTAACGGCCCCACCTGTCAGACAACCAGAAGAGGAAGTTATGACAGCAGCTCTTATTTCTCCGAGACTCCAAACG GCGGTCTGAAAAGCGAACGCAGTTCAGTGGTGTCCAGTCTGGACTGCCTGTCCAGCATTGTGGAGCGGATCTCCACCGATAACAGCAGCCTGCTGCCGCCTGCTGACGGCCCAGGATCCCCACCGACGACAACTGTGCCGGTGGGTGAAGCAGGCACTGCCCCGGCGACCACTCAGGTCTCGTCTCCGACTGCCAGTCAGGACCCCAGCCTGATTTACCAAGTCCTATAG
- the LOC113025109 gene encoding troponin T, fast skeletal muscle isoforms-like isoform X1, giving the protein MSDTEEVGVEEYDAVEEEVVVEVEVAPEVAPEVAPEPEPEPQPEPEPEPVVEPEPEPEPEPEPEDPTEEEEEKPKFKPTAPKIPDGEKVDFDDIQKKRQNKDLIELQALIDAHFEHRKKEEEELIALKERIEKRRAERAEQQRVRAEKEKERQARREEERRIREEADAKKKADDDAKKKSALSSMGSQYSSHLQRADQKRGGKKETEREKKKKILAARRKQLNIDHLNEDKLKEKIKELHDWMTQLESEKFDHTERLKRQKYEVTTLRKRIEELSKFSKKGAARRRK; this is encoded by the exons ATGTCCGACACAGAGGAAGT TGGGGTCGAGG AATACGATG CTGTAGAAGAGGAGGTAGTAGTGGAGGTAGAGGTGGCCCCTGAGGTGGCCCCTGAGGTGGCCCCTGAGCCAGAGCCAGAACCACAGCCAGAGCCAGAACCAGAACCAGTGGTAGAACCAGAACCAGAACCAGAACCTGAGCCTGAGCCTGAAG ACCCCACTGAAGAGGAAG AGGAGAAGCCAAAGTTCAA GCCCACCGCCCCAAAAATCCCAGACGGTGAGAAAGTGGACTTTGAT GACATCCAGAAGAAACGTCAGAACAAGGATCTGATTGAGCTGCAGGCCCTGATCGATGCTCACTTTGAGCAcaggaagaaggaggaggaggagctgatcGCCCTCAAGGAGAGGATT GAGAAGCGTCGTGCCGAGAGGGCCGAGCAGCAGAGGGTCCGCGCTGAGAAGGAAAAGGAGCGCCAGGCCAGACGTGAG GAGGAGAGGCGGATCAGAGAGGAGGCTGATGCCAAGAAGAAGGCAGATGATGATGCCAAGAAGAAGTCAGCTCTGTCCAGCATGGGCTCCCAGTACAGCAGTCACCTGCAGAGA GCTGACcagaagagaggaggaaagaaagagactgagagggagaagaagaagaagatcctGGCCGCCAGGCGCAAGCAGCTGAACATCGACCATCTGAACGAGGATAAGCTGAA GGAAAAGATCAAAGAGCTGCATGACTGGATGACCCAGCTGGAGTCTGAGAAGTTCGACCACACGGAGAGACTGAAGAGGCAGAAGTACGAG GTTACTACCCTGCGTAAGAGAATCGAGGAGCTCAGTAAATT CAGCAAGAAGGGAGCCGCCCGCCGCAGAAAGTAG
- the LOC113025109 gene encoding troponin T, fast skeletal muscle isoforms-like isoform X8 — translation MSDTEEVGVEEYDEEKPKFKPTAPKIPDGEKVDFDDIQKKRQNKDLIELQALIDAHFEHRKKEEEELIALKERIEKRRAERAEQQRVRAEKEKERQARREEERRIREEADAKKKADDDAKKKSALSSMGSQYSSHLQRADQKRGGKKETEREKKKKILAARRKQLNIDHLNEDKLKEKIKELHDWMTQLESEKFDHTERLKRQKYEVTTLRKRIEELSKFSKKGAARRRK, via the exons ATGTCCGACACAGAGGAAGT TGGGGTCGAGG AATACGATG AGGAGAAGCCAAAGTTCAA GCCCACCGCCCCAAAAATCCCAGACGGTGAGAAAGTGGACTTTGAT GACATCCAGAAGAAACGTCAGAACAAGGATCTGATTGAGCTGCAGGCCCTGATCGATGCTCACTTTGAGCAcaggaagaaggaggaggaggagctgatcGCCCTCAAGGAGAGGATT GAGAAGCGTCGTGCCGAGAGGGCCGAGCAGCAGAGGGTCCGCGCTGAGAAGGAAAAGGAGCGCCAGGCCAGACGTGAG GAGGAGAGGCGGATCAGAGAGGAGGCTGATGCCAAGAAGAAGGCAGATGATGATGCCAAGAAGAAGTCAGCTCTGTCCAGCATGGGCTCCCAGTACAGCAGTCACCTGCAGAGA GCTGACcagaagagaggaggaaagaaagagactgagagggagaagaagaagaagatcctGGCCGCCAGGCGCAAGCAGCTGAACATCGACCATCTGAACGAGGATAAGCTGAA GGAAAAGATCAAAGAGCTGCATGACTGGATGACCCAGCTGGAGTCTGAGAAGTTCGACCACACGGAGAGACTGAAGAGGCAGAAGTACGAG GTTACTACCCTGCGTAAGAGAATCGAGGAGCTCAGTAAATT CAGCAAGAAGGGAGCCGCCCGCCGCAGAAAGTAG
- the LOC113025109 gene encoding troponin T, fast skeletal muscle isoforms-like isoform X9, with protein MSDTEEVGVEEEKPKFKPTAPKIPDGEKVDFDDIQKKRQNKDLIELQALIDAHFEHRKKEEEELIALKERIEKRRAERAEQQRVRAEKEKERQARREEERRIREEADAKKKADDDAKKKSALSSMGSQYSSHLQRADQKRGGKKETEREKKKKILAARRKQLNIDHLNEDKLKEKIKELHDWMTQLESEKFDHTERLKRQKYEVTTLRKRIEELSKFSKKGAARRRK; from the exons ATGTCCGACACAGAGGAAGT TGGGGTCGAGG AGGAGAAGCCAAAGTTCAA GCCCACCGCCCCAAAAATCCCAGACGGTGAGAAAGTGGACTTTGAT GACATCCAGAAGAAACGTCAGAACAAGGATCTGATTGAGCTGCAGGCCCTGATCGATGCTCACTTTGAGCAcaggaagaaggaggaggaggagctgatcGCCCTCAAGGAGAGGATT GAGAAGCGTCGTGCCGAGAGGGCCGAGCAGCAGAGGGTCCGCGCTGAGAAGGAAAAGGAGCGCCAGGCCAGACGTGAG GAGGAGAGGCGGATCAGAGAGGAGGCTGATGCCAAGAAGAAGGCAGATGATGATGCCAAGAAGAAGTCAGCTCTGTCCAGCATGGGCTCCCAGTACAGCAGTCACCTGCAGAGA GCTGACcagaagagaggaggaaagaaagagactgagagggagaagaagaagaagatcctGGCCGCCAGGCGCAAGCAGCTGAACATCGACCATCTGAACGAGGATAAGCTGAA GGAAAAGATCAAAGAGCTGCATGACTGGATGACCCAGCTGGAGTCTGAGAAGTTCGACCACACGGAGAGACTGAAGAGGCAGAAGTACGAG GTTACTACCCTGCGTAAGAGAATCGAGGAGCTCAGTAAATT CAGCAAGAAGGGAGCCGCCCGCCGCAGAAAGTAG